From the Candidatus Sericytochromatia bacterium genome, one window contains:
- the clpB gene encoding ATP-dependent chaperone ClpB has product MRLDRFTLKAQEAVQACQDQADQRGHQQLEPEHLLLALLLQREGIVQPLLQKLEVNRESLRQAVEADLARVPRVSGVPGNLYLSPGLKTAFDLAWKEMERLKDEFVSTEHLLLALADETLKSKSGDRLRAAGATKERVYQALAALRGGQRVTDANPEDKYQALQRYGRDLTAQARLGKLDPVIGRDQEIRRAVQVLSRRTKNNPVLIGEPGVGKTAIAEGLAQRIVSGDVPEGLKDKWVIALDMGALIAGAKYRGEFEDRLKAVLKEIADADGRVILFIDELHTLVGAGRGDGAMDAANLLKPALARGELRAIGATTLEEYRQHIEKDAALERRFQPVLIGEPSVADAISILRGLKERYEVHHGVKILDSALVAAATLSHRYIADRFLPDKAIDLVDEAASRLRIEIDSMPTELDALERRIRQLEIERTAVAKDPEDAGARERLAHIQQERSQLVEERDTLRTRWEEEKAVIDAISNAKEQIETAKGQAQRAEREGDLTRAAELRYGTLPSLQQELERQHAALAALHQRGKLLKQEVDDEDVAEIVSKWTGIPVSRMLEGEVEKLLQMERRLGERVVGQHDAIAAVSDAVRRSRAGIQDPDRPIGSFIFLGPTGVGKTELAKALAAFLFDSEQALIRLDMSEYMEKHAVSRLVGAPPGYIGYDEGGQLTEAVRRRPYSVLLLDEIEKAHPDVFNILLQLLDDGRLTDSQGRTVDFRNTVVIMTSNLGAQAIQAAVGRGLEALQAIATEALRDHFRPEFLNRVDDTIVFHGLERGHIESIVERQLAQLMQRLQSRRVSLSLSEEAVRWLAEIGFDPIYGARPLKRALQAHVLNPLAKALLEGRIQAGDAVQVRLEAGQLVFEPRAAATPASAG; this is encoded by the coding sequence ATGAGACTCGACCGCTTCACCTTGAAGGCTCAGGAAGCCGTTCAAGCCTGCCAGGACCAGGCGGATCAGCGGGGGCATCAGCAACTGGAACCTGAGCATCTGCTGCTGGCCTTGCTGCTGCAGCGTGAGGGCATCGTGCAGCCTTTGCTGCAGAAGCTTGAGGTCAATCGGGAGTCCCTGCGACAGGCGGTCGAAGCGGATCTGGCGCGGGTGCCTCGCGTCAGTGGCGTGCCGGGCAATCTCTATCTGTCTCCAGGCTTGAAGACGGCCTTCGATTTGGCTTGGAAAGAGATGGAGCGGCTCAAGGATGAGTTCGTGTCGACGGAGCACCTGCTGCTCGCGTTGGCGGACGAGACCCTCAAGTCGAAGTCGGGGGACCGTTTGCGTGCGGCCGGTGCCACCAAGGAACGGGTTTACCAGGCCCTGGCCGCGCTGCGCGGGGGACAACGGGTCACGGATGCCAATCCGGAGGACAAGTACCAGGCCCTGCAGCGCTACGGGCGCGATCTGACGGCGCAGGCCCGGCTGGGCAAGCTCGACCCGGTGATTGGCCGAGACCAGGAAATTCGCCGGGCCGTGCAGGTGCTGTCGCGGCGCACCAAGAACAACCCTGTGCTGATCGGCGAACCCGGCGTGGGCAAGACGGCGATCGCCGAGGGGCTGGCGCAGCGCATCGTCTCGGGGGACGTGCCGGAGGGCCTGAAGGACAAGTGGGTGATCGCCCTGGACATGGGGGCGCTGATTGCCGGCGCCAAGTATCGCGGTGAGTTCGAGGACCGTCTCAAGGCCGTTCTCAAGGAAATCGCCGATGCCGATGGGCGGGTGATTCTTTTCATCGACGAGTTGCACACCCTGGTGGGGGCCGGCCGGGGGGATGGCGCCATGGATGCGGCCAATCTGCTCAAACCTGCGCTGGCACGCGGCGAACTGCGAGCGATCGGGGCCACCACCCTGGAGGAGTATCGCCAGCACATCGAGAAGGATGCCGCCCTGGAACGGCGCTTTCAACCCGTGCTGATTGGCGAGCCCAGCGTGGCCGATGCCATCTCGATCCTGCGCGGTTTGAAGGAGCGCTACGAGGTCCATCACGGGGTGAAGATTCTCGACAGCGCGCTGGTGGCCGCTGCCACGCTCTCCCACCGCTACATCGCCGATCGCTTTCTGCCGGACAAGGCCATCGACCTGGTCGATGAGGCAGCCAGTCGGTTGCGCATCGAAATCGACTCGATGCCCACGGAGCTGGATGCGCTGGAGCGCCGCATCCGGCAACTGGAGATCGAGCGCACGGCCGTCGCCAAGGACCCCGAAGATGCAGGCGCCCGCGAACGCCTGGCTCACATTCAGCAGGAACGCTCGCAGCTGGTGGAGGAGCGAGACACGCTCCGGACCCGGTGGGAGGAGGAAAAGGCCGTCATTGACGCCATCTCAAACGCCAAGGAGCAGATCGAAACCGCCAAGGGGCAGGCGCAGCGCGCCGAGCGCGAGGGCGACCTCACGCGGGCGGCCGAACTGCGCTACGGCACCTTGCCGTCCCTCCAGCAGGAACTGGAACGCCAGCACGCGGCGCTGGCGGCGCTGCATCAGCGGGGCAAGCTGCTCAAGCAGGAGGTGGACGACGAGGACGTGGCGGAGATCGTCTCGAAATGGACCGGCATTCCCGTCTCGCGCATGCTGGAAGGCGAGGTGGAGAAACTGTTGCAAATGGAACGACGCCTGGGTGAGCGGGTCGTTGGGCAGCACGATGCCATCGCGGCCGTGTCGGATGCCGTGCGCCGATCGCGGGCGGGTATTCAGGACCCCGATCGCCCGATCGGTAGTTTCATCTTCCTGGGCCCGACGGGGGTGGGCAAGACGGAGCTCGCCAAGGCGCTGGCTGCATTCCTCTTCGATTCCGAGCAGGCGCTGATCCGGCTGGATATGTCCGAATACATGGAGAAGCACGCGGTCAGCCGTCTGGTTGGCGCGCCCCCAGGCTACATCGGCTACGACGAGGGGGGGCAATTGACCGAGGCCGTGCGTCGCCGGCCTTACAGCGTGCTTCTGCTGGACGAGATCGAGAAGGCCCATCCGGATGTGTTCAATATTTTGCTGCAATTGCTGGACGACGGTCGTCTGACGGACAGCCAGGGGCGAACGGTAGACTTTCGCAACACCGTCGTCATCATGACGAGTAACCTGGGCGCGCAGGCGATTCAGGCGGCGGTCGGTCGAGGCCTGGAGGCGCTTCAGGCGATCGCCACGGAAGCGTTGCGGGACCATTTCCGGCCGGAGTTCCTGAATCGGGTGGATGACACGATCGTGTTCCATGGCCTCGAACGCGGGCACATCGAATCGATCGTCGAGCGGCAACTGGCGCAACTGATGCAGCGCCTGCAATCCCGCCGGGTCAGCTTGAGCCTGTCGGAGGAAGCCGTGCGCTGGCTGGCGGAGATCGGCTTCGACCCGATCTACGGGGCCCGTCCGCTCAAGCGGGCGCTACAGGCCCACGTGCTCAATCCGCTGGCCAAGGCCCTGCTGGAAGGGCGCATCCAGGCGGGAGATGCGGTCCAGGTCCGGCTGGAGGCCGGTCAGCTCGTGTTCGAGCCTCGCGCGGCGGCCACGCCGGCGTCCGCCGGCTGA